A stretch of Macadamia integrifolia cultivar HAES 741 chromosome 7, SCU_Mint_v3, whole genome shotgun sequence DNA encodes these proteins:
- the LOC122084302 gene encoding cytosolic sulfotransferase 5-like isoform X1 — MAEAEAEADPKEENESSYQRYKILISSLPKEEGWASENHFCHYQGFWYPDIFCPGVLAVQDHFKARSSDIIIATTPKSGTTWIKALLFAAVTRGMYPPTYNHHPLLSENPQTLVPILEIRLYNSKIIPDLEILPSPRLFGTHIPFTSLPQSIIDSGSRIVYLYRNPKDVFVSIWHFNNKIRATVSKPPLSAMEAFKRFCKGVSQFGPFWDHVLVYWRASLERPQQVLFINYEELQADPGGVLKRVVHFVGFPFTSEEEKEQGLVDKILRLCSFENLSSLEVNKTGKNPRGLGYEAFFRKGKVGDWTNYLTSEMIERIDQITEEKFHGHGLKFI, encoded by the exons Atggcagaggcagag gcagaggcagatCCGAAGGAAGAAAATGAGAGTAGCTACCAGAGGTACAAAATCCTCATTTCAAGCCTTCCAAAAGAGGAAGGTTGGGCATCTGAGAATCATTTCTGCCATTACCAAGGTTTCTGGTATCCAGATATATTTTGCCCAGGAGTACTCGCAGTCCAAGACCACTTCAAGGCTCGCTCAAGCGACATTATCATTGCAACCACCCCAAAATCAGGCACTACATGGATCAAAGCCCTTCTCTTCGCCGCTGTTACCCGCGGTATGTACCCACCCACCTACAATCATCATCCCTTGCTCTCCGAAAACCCCCAGACCCTAGTGCCAATTCTAGAGATAAGGCTTTACAATAGCAAAATCATCCCTGACCTTGAAATCCTTCCCTCTCCCAGGCTCTTTGGAACTCACATACCTTTCACATCACTGCCACAGAGCATAATCGATTCTGGTTCCCGGATTGTTTATCTTTATAGGAATCCAAAAGATGTGTTTGTTTCCATATGGCATTTTAATAACAAGATCAGAGCCACGGTCTCAAAGCCACCTTTGAGTGCCATGGAAGCATTTAAGAGGTTCTGCAAGGGGGTTTCCCAATTTGGGCCTTTCTGGGATCATGTGTTGGTTTACTGGAGAGCTAGTCTGGAAAGGCCTCAACAGGTGTTGTTCATCAATTATGAAGAGTTACAAGCAGACCCAGGTGGTGTTTTGAAAAGAGTAGTTCATTTTGTGGGATTCCCTTTCACgtctgaggaagaaaaagagcaaggattgGTTGATAAGATCTTGAGGTTGTGCAGCTTTGAGAATTTGAGTAGTCTTGAGGTGAACAAGACTGGAAAAAACCCAAGGGGTCTTGGATATGAGGCTTTCTTTAGAAAAGGTAAGGTTGGGGACTGGACAAATTATCTTACATCTGAGATGATTGAACGAATTGACCAGATCACAGAAGAGAAGTTCCATGGTCATGGCCTCAAGTTCATTTAA
- the LOC122085212 gene encoding aldehyde oxidase GLOX-like: MALTPIICFSFLFLILNSITSTAASLGQWNLLQQSIGISAMHMQLLNNDRVIIFDRTDFGSSNLSLPDGRCRNNTNDFALQHDCSAHSAEYDVLTNSVRPLMVQTDTWCSSGAVSPDGYLIQTGGFNDGDRAVRVFQPCSTCDWQEIPNGLIQRRWYPTNQILPDGRVIVIGGQQNNYEFYPKSTSTNTVFNFTFLEQTSNLYPFVHLNVDGNLFIFAYNKRILFNYTSNTVVQTFPAFPGYQPRTYPYTGSSVLLPLKNLQQSLVEAEVLICGGATWGSDQVAISGTFKDALDTCGRIRITDPNPTWTMETMPFARVMGDMTLLPNGQVLIINGAAKGVASWEYGRDPVFYPVLYQPDYQKVQNGSSFQTLNPSSIPRMYHSTAILLRDGRVLVGGSNPHQYYNFTGVLFPTELSLEAFSPAYLDSEFLGLRPTINTPASYAKLTYGQQMELQFSVTSPVNESMIEVTMVDPSFTTHSFSMNQRLLVLDGSNVTALTNSSYAMDVTTPNSAFLAPPGYYLLFLVHQDIPSEGIWVQIK, from the coding sequence ATGGCTCTAACTCCTATTATTtgtttctccttcctctttctcaTTCTCAATTCCATTACATCAACAGCAGCTTCACTAGGTCAATGGAACCTCCTCCAGCAAAGCATTGGCATATCAGCTATGCACATGCAGCTTCTCAACAACGATCGCGTCATCATCTTCGACCGCACCGACTTCGGCAGTTCCAATCTCTCCTTACCCGACGGCAGATGCCGGAATAACACCAATGACTTTGCCCTCCAACATGATTGCTCTGCTCACTCCGCAGAGTATGATGTACTTACCAATTCCGTACGGCCCCTTATGGTCCAAACCGATACTTGGTGCTCTTCCGGTGCCGTCTCCCCCGACGGTTACCTCATCCAAACCGGTGGATTCAACGACGGTGATCGTGCTGTCAGGGTTTTTCAGCCGTGTAGTACTTGTGATTGGCAAGAGATTCCAAATGGTCTCATTCAACGACGTTGGTATCCCACCAATCAAATACTACCAGATGGACGGGTCATCGTCATCGGTGGGCAGCAAAACAATTACGAATTCTACCCGAAATCCACATCCACCAATACTGTATTCAACTTTACCTTTCTTGAACAAACCAGTAATCTCTACCCTTTTGTTCACCTCAATGTGGATGGCAACCTATTCATCTTCGCCTACAATAAACGAATCTTGTTCAACTACACCAGCAACACCGTCGTCCAAACTTTTCCGGCCTTTCCGGGTTATCAGCCTCGTACCTACCCGTATACCGGATCCTCAGTTCTACTCCCACTAAAGAACTTACAACAGTCTTTAGTTGAAGCTGAGGTCCTCATTTGTGGTGGAGCTACCTGGGGTTCAGACCAGGTGGCCATTTCAGGTACCTTCAAAGATGCATTAGACACATGTGGGAGGATCCGAATTACTGACCCAAATCCGACCTGGACCATGGAGACAATGCCCTTCGCTAGAGTTATGGGAGACATGACCTTACTCCCTAACGGTCAAGTCTTGATCATCAATGGTGCTGCAAAGGGGGTTGCCAGTTGGGAATATGGCAGAGATCCAGTGTTCTATCCGGTTCTGTATCAACCCGATTACCAGAAGGTCCAGAACGGGTCTTCGttccaaacactaaacccatcATCCATTCCACGTATGTACCATTCCACCGCAATCTTACTCCGTGATGGTCGAGTTCTAGTGGGAGGAAGCAATCCCCATCAGTACTACAACTTCACCGGCGTTCTTTTTCCAACGGAATTAAGCTTAGAGGCATTCTCACCGGCATATTTGGATTCGGAATTTTTGGGATTACGGCCGACGATCAATACCCCGGCGTCGTATGCTAAGCTAACTTATGGGCAACAAATGGAGTTACAGTTTTCAGTGACGAGTCCGGTGAATGAAAGCATGATAGAGGTGACAATGGTGGATCCATCTTTCACGACGCACTCCTTCTCCATGAATCAGAGGCTGTTGGTGTTGGATGGAAGTAATGTGACTGCACTAACGAACTCATCTTATGCAATGGACGTGACGACTCCAAATTCAGCTTTCCTGGCACCTCCTGGGTATTATCTTTTATTTCTGGTTCATCAAGATATACCTAGTGAGGGAATTTGGGTTCAAATCAAGTGA
- the LOC122084877 gene encoding cytosolic sulfotransferase 7-like — MSKLLYERTNLSSQCSSSTSELLIFDEVEEEEENESSYRRYNNLISNLPKGEGWASENHIVHYQGFWYADIYCPGVLAVQEHFKARSSDIIIASTPKSGTVWIKSLLFATVTRSMYSPTYKNHPLLIDNPHNLVQFLESRFFQSRLPDLELLSSPRLFATHIPFTSLPQTMIDSCSRIVYVCRNLKDVFVSMWHFTNKIRATVSKPPLTAMEAFERFCKGVSHFGPFWDHVLVYLRASLERPQQVLFIKYEELQADPGIVLKRVAQFVGFPFTSEEENEQGLVDKILRLSSFENLTSLEVNKTRIAPHGLGHEIYFRKGTVGDWANYLTSDIIERIDQITEEKFYGYGLKF; from the exons ATGTCTAAACTTCTCTATGAAAGAACGAATCTATCATCTCAATGTTCATCTTCTACCTCTGAACTTCTCATCTTCGATGAAGT agaagaagaggaagaaaatgagagTTCCTACCGGAGGTACAATAACCTCATTTCAAACCTTCCAAAAGGAGAAGGTTGGGCATCTGAGAATCACATCGTTCATTACCAGGGCTTCTGGTATGCAGATATATATTGCCCAGGAGTACTCGCAGTCCAAGAACACTTCAAGGCTCGCTCTAGCGACATTATCATTGCATCCACCCCAAAATCAGGCACTGTATGGATCAAATCCCTTCTCTTTGCCACTGTTACCCGCAGTATGTACTCCCCCACGTACAAAAACCATCCCTTGCTCATCGACAACCCCCACAATCTGGTGCAATTTCTAGAGTCAAGGTTTTTCCAAAGCAGATTGCCTGACCTTGAATTGCTTTCCTCTCCCAGGCTCTTTGCAACTCACATACCTTTCACGTCGCTGCCACAAACCATGATTGATTCTTGCAGCCGGATAGTTTACGTTTGTCGGAATCTGAAAGATGTGTTTGTTTCCATGTGGCATTTCACAAACAAGATCAGAGCCACGGTCTCAAAGCCACCTTTGACTGCCATGGAAGCCTTTGAGAGGTTCTGTAAGGGGGTTTCCCATTTTGGGCCTTTCTGGGATCATGTGTTGGTGTATTTGAGGGCTAGTTTGGAAAGGCCTCAACAAGTGTTGTTCATCAAGTACGAAGAGTTACAAGCAGACCCCGGTATTGTTTTGAAAAGGGTAGCTCAGTTTGTGGGGTTCCCTTTCACTtctgaggaagaaaatgaacaaGGGTTGGTTGATAAGATCTTGAGGTTGTCCAGCTTTGAGAATTTGACTAGTCTTGAGGTGAACAAGACGAGGATAGCCCCACATGGCCTTGGAC ATGAGATTTACTTTAGGAAAGGTACGGTTGGTGACTGGGCAAACTATTTGACATCTGATATAATTGAACGAATTGACCAGATAACAGAAGAGAAGTTCTATGGTTATGGCCTCAAGTTCTGA
- the LOC122084302 gene encoding cytosolic sulfotransferase 5-like isoform X2 → MAEAEADPKEENESSYQRYKILISSLPKEEGWASENHFCHYQGFWYPDIFCPGVLAVQDHFKARSSDIIIATTPKSGTTWIKALLFAAVTRGMYPPTYNHHPLLSENPQTLVPILEIRLYNSKIIPDLEILPSPRLFGTHIPFTSLPQSIIDSGSRIVYLYRNPKDVFVSIWHFNNKIRATVSKPPLSAMEAFKRFCKGVSQFGPFWDHVLVYWRASLERPQQVLFINYEELQADPGGVLKRVVHFVGFPFTSEEEKEQGLVDKILRLCSFENLSSLEVNKTGKNPRGLGYEAFFRKGKVGDWTNYLTSEMIERIDQITEEKFHGHGLKFI, encoded by the coding sequence AtggcagaggcagaggcagatCCGAAGGAAGAAAATGAGAGTAGCTACCAGAGGTACAAAATCCTCATTTCAAGCCTTCCAAAAGAGGAAGGTTGGGCATCTGAGAATCATTTCTGCCATTACCAAGGTTTCTGGTATCCAGATATATTTTGCCCAGGAGTACTCGCAGTCCAAGACCACTTCAAGGCTCGCTCAAGCGACATTATCATTGCAACCACCCCAAAATCAGGCACTACATGGATCAAAGCCCTTCTCTTCGCCGCTGTTACCCGCGGTATGTACCCACCCACCTACAATCATCATCCCTTGCTCTCCGAAAACCCCCAGACCCTAGTGCCAATTCTAGAGATAAGGCTTTACAATAGCAAAATCATCCCTGACCTTGAAATCCTTCCCTCTCCCAGGCTCTTTGGAACTCACATACCTTTCACATCACTGCCACAGAGCATAATCGATTCTGGTTCCCGGATTGTTTATCTTTATAGGAATCCAAAAGATGTGTTTGTTTCCATATGGCATTTTAATAACAAGATCAGAGCCACGGTCTCAAAGCCACCTTTGAGTGCCATGGAAGCATTTAAGAGGTTCTGCAAGGGGGTTTCCCAATTTGGGCCTTTCTGGGATCATGTGTTGGTTTACTGGAGAGCTAGTCTGGAAAGGCCTCAACAGGTGTTGTTCATCAATTATGAAGAGTTACAAGCAGACCCAGGTGGTGTTTTGAAAAGAGTAGTTCATTTTGTGGGATTCCCTTTCACgtctgaggaagaaaaagagcaaggattgGTTGATAAGATCTTGAGGTTGTGCAGCTTTGAGAATTTGAGTAGTCTTGAGGTGAACAAGACTGGAAAAAACCCAAGGGGTCTTGGATATGAGGCTTTCTTTAGAAAAGGTAAGGTTGGGGACTGGACAAATTATCTTACATCTGAGATGATTGAACGAATTGACCAGATCACAGAAGAGAAGTTCCATGGTCATGGCCTCAAGTTCATTTAA